The following proteins come from a genomic window of Corallococcus sp. NCRR:
- a CDS encoding terminase large subunit domain-containing protein, which yields MAKAAAVTAGKDLLKGLPVIRPETHGRHSVLDRMAFQLRKEFGTTEGFADRLGLSTQELLVLYYEPEYSLRPAQQPPDMVSAEYARWRTWFLLGGRGAGKTHAGAASVIREAKVDPEARILIVGPTYTEIQKNQLEGPSGILTLAPPWFRPEHLKSKKQLVFPNGVKADYLPAADADKFRGYGYTFEWLDEVVAWKKDPVAVFTECGRVGRGTSARMRRLGLSSRKVITTTPAPTELFREILKQRRGLVLSRSSTLDNSAHLDDDYALQALDAKKSAIGRREFYGELEFDLDPALFRGVDWNASRVKPKDAPSVFDFIVVGLDPATGEKKGADMHGIVVVGVRREEDGRDHAYVLADLSLKSPEPAAWAKKAVAALKAWAPHAKKDSSDRPRAWIFAETNTGGSMVTSTIHTLEKVKVLTERARNSKAERAAPVSMLAAAGLVHMVGKHEKLEEQLGKFTGAPGGHARDDRVDAMVWPIYKHVVKMRRNIGAASGSSQPDDITE from the coding sequence ATGGCCAAGGCCGCCGCTGTCACCGCCGGGAAGGACCTGCTCAAGGGCCTGCCCGTCATCCGCCCGGAGACGCACGGCCGGCACTCCGTCCTGGATCGGATGGCGTTCCAGCTCCGAAAGGAGTTCGGCACCACCGAGGGCTTCGCGGACAGGCTGGGCCTCTCCACCCAGGAACTGCTCGTCCTCTACTACGAGCCTGAGTACTCCCTTCGCCCCGCCCAGCAGCCCCCGGATATGGTGTCCGCGGAGTACGCCCGCTGGCGCACCTGGTTCCTCCTGGGGGGGCGCGGCGCCGGCAAGACACACGCGGGCGCGGCCTCCGTCATCCGCGAGGCGAAGGTAGACCCCGAGGCGCGCATCCTCATCGTCGGCCCGACGTACACGGAGATTCAGAAGAACCAGCTGGAGGGCCCCAGCGGCATCCTCACCCTGGCGCCCCCGTGGTTCCGCCCCGAGCACCTGAAGTCGAAGAAGCAGCTCGTCTTCCCCAACGGCGTGAAGGCCGACTACCTGCCGGCAGCCGACGCCGACAAGTTCCGTGGCTACGGCTACACCTTCGAGTGGCTGGACGAGGTGGTGGCCTGGAAGAAGGACCCCGTCGCCGTCTTCACTGAGTGCGGTCGCGTCGGCCGCGGCACGTCCGCGCGGATGCGGCGGCTGGGCCTCTCCAGTCGCAAGGTCATCACCACCACGCCCGCGCCCACGGAGCTCTTCCGCGAGATTCTCAAGCAGCGCCGGGGCCTCGTCCTCTCGCGCTCCAGCACGTTGGACAACAGCGCCCACCTGGACGACGACTACGCGCTCCAGGCCCTGGACGCGAAGAAGAGCGCCATCGGCCGCCGTGAGTTCTACGGCGAGCTGGAGTTCGACCTGGACCCGGCGCTCTTCCGAGGCGTGGACTGGAATGCCTCGCGCGTGAAGCCGAAGGACGCGCCATCCGTCTTCGACTTCATCGTGGTGGGCCTGGACCCCGCCACCGGCGAGAAGAAGGGCGCGGACATGCACGGCATCGTCGTGGTTGGCGTCCGCCGTGAGGAGGACGGGCGCGACCACGCCTACGTGCTCGCGGACCTTTCGCTGAAGAGCCCGGAGCCTGCGGCCTGGGCGAAGAAAGCCGTGGCTGCGCTCAAGGCGTGGGCGCCTCACGCGAAGAAGGACAGCTCGGACCGGCCGCGGGCGTGGATATTCGCGGAGACGAACACGGGCGGCAGCATGGTGACGTCCACCATCCACACGCTGGAGAAGGTGAAGGTGCTCACCGAGCGCGCGCGCAACTCGAAGGCGGAGCGTGCCGCGCCCGTCTCCATGCTCGCGGCGGCGGGACTCGTGCACATGGTGGGCAAGCACGAGAAGCTCGAGGAGCAGCTCGGCAAGTTCACCGGGGCGCCCGGCGGCCACGCGCGGGATGATCGCGTGGACGCCATGGTGTGGCCCATCTACAAGCACGTCGTGAAGATGCGGAGAAACATCGGTGCGGCCTCGGGATCCTCTCAGCCCGACGACATCACTGAATGA